TTTGCTGTTGCTGCAACTGCTGCTGATACTGCTACAGGATGATCGTGTGGAATGACAGGAGGTAGTTATCAGCGAATTAAAGAATAGCATCATAGTTGCTCTGCTTCGCTTCACTTGTTTTTTCCACCATCAGTCGCTACAATTCTGTTTATTGCAGTCACACGTGTTGAATTTGACATGCTCCTATAAATCCTCACCTTGTAGTTGGTGTATATCTGCTGCAATGAATACAAAATGACATTGTTTTTTAGCATAAATTTATTTACAACCACCAAGAAATGTGCGCAATTAATTTCTTGTCTATCGGAAATGTCTTTAACAAATGTAGAGGAAAGAAAACAACTACGTGGTGAGGGCAAATGATGAAATCCCATTGGGAGGCTCAGTTTGGACGCCCGAGGAGAGAACAGAAACGTAGTCAGGCACATAAGAATATATTTTCAGGTGTTCCTCAGAACAGAGACTTCATGGGCATTTATAATACGGCTCATCAATGCAATCTGATTCAGCAAATCTCGTATCCTCTGTAATATGAAAAAGATGGATTAGCATGGTCTTTTGGCACCAAAGAGATGAAATGAACATCATTTATACATCAAACATAATCCTTCTAGAGAACTCTGTATATATTGTTGTTAGTAGTGGTAAAATAGCACAACTATACAAATTAAAAGAGTGAAAGAAAGAGTTCATCATGCCAGAATGAAAAGAAACAGGAAATCATCAATGAGTTCCAATGTTAAAATGCTTCCTCATCATGCAAGCGAATTTTATTAGAAATACTAACAAGGTAGAGTGATTGCAGTAGATTTATATAGTTACTAAGTCAGTAGACAACTAGGTAATTcatgatttcaaatttttttttttgaagcatTCCCGTGTAATTATATCACAAACTGTTTCATATCCTAATATGCTTAAACATTTGCTATGCTCATGTTATTAAAAGTTAAAACCAAACTTATGCAAACTCACTCAAATAATTACATTAGAAGTGCCTTGCCATTTTGCTAAACCCAGAGTGAGGAGAAATTCATTTATTCTATACCAAATTGCTATAACATATTACATAAGGATATTTTCAGATAACTGAAATGAATTAGCTATTTTAAGAGAGCAAATACAAAGAATATAAATGTCACAAAATCAACAATGAAATATAAGTTCATGAAAAAGAGATTAAGCTTTAATGGCAAGGTTGGAAATATTTGTTCCCAGCCTGACAGGGATAACTAAATCTATATACTCCATAACAAACCTTCAGACTTCTGACAGGTGATAGATTGAACAATTTAACTCAAGCTAACCAGCATTTTCCATGATTTTTCAGCAGACAATTGCTAATATGATTAAAGTATCACTCCATCAGTTGATTTCTCACGTGATGGCACTAGTaccttgatttgatttattttctcCCCTGATGGTTCTGGGATAACAAATTAAGCCATCACATGTTATTTTCATTTCATAACTTTAATGTCTATGCTAATGAGGCATTTTGGTCTTTGACATAATATTATAAATCACTTCTAGCGCAATTCTTCTTAGCCAAATGACGAATCCCTATTCTTTAATAATTCTCATTTTAGATTAAACAATTGAATTACTCATTATTTTATTTCTCATCTATCCCAATCCCCTCAAGAACATTAATAGATAGTGAATAGGTGTCCAATTATTTGATTATATACCTTTTTTAATCAACAAAAGTGTATGGATATGTTTTGTTTCTCATCTCCACCACCATATAAGGCAAGAAGAGGAAAAGATTTCAAAGTCCAAACCCTTTTCCTTTCTCGTGCCCCCATTGCCATGGGCTTCGCCGGCATGAAATCCTACCATCAACCCCTCATTCTCTTCCTCCTCAAATGAGTAGGGCCAGGGAGTCATTGTCAACGTACCCCACCACcacccttctcctcctcttttaATTCCTTATCATAATTGTCAATTATAGTTACTTAAGTAGCATCTTCCACCTCTTTCACTCAACCTCCCCACCGCCCCCCGCCCCCCGCCCCCCGCCCCCCGCCCCCTCGATTTTGAGGTTCTGTTGCTTCTCGGCGTCAGTGAATAAGAACCTCAAGTGAATTTTCCATCTAGAACATGGCTGTGCAGCTTATTGTACTTGAAAAATGGCATGATAGAGgatgagagaaaagaaggaaaagaggtAGTGGTAGATGGAttgaatgagggaaaagaggagctGGGTGACAAGGTAGCTGGATTGAAGCTGGCAGAGAAACCACAAGTCGTGTAGGTGAAGGAGAAGTCTTGGATGGATAAGGTGTCAAAGGTGAATGAGCTGGTGGAAGAATTCCAATaaatatttggttgtttatttcAGCCCAAGAAAAGCGAAAGAAAATGATTCCTAGGTATTCTAATCCCTCTCTGGAAATGCATAATTGATTCTTTCCGATGAAACTTTTTCACAATAAAATCAAAGAAGAAGGTAAACTTTTAAGGCCTTTATCTTCAGTCCCAACTAAACAGATACAATTTATTCTTCAAGGCATAGCGAAACAGAGGTTCTGAGAAATCCCGAAACAATGCAGGAAACCATATCCTCAATCAGAGAAAACCAAAATGTAGCAACATCACGTATGGATTGACTTGAGCGAAAATTGACATCAAGGTAAATTATCAGGGAGCAAAGATTTGTTTAATTGTATAAAGGAGAAGACAAACTCACCTGATCTTTCTCTTGATACAAGAGGAAGAGCAGCTCCTTCTCTCGTCTGTGCCCCCGTCTCATAAAAATCAGAGCACCGACGAGTCCAGCCACAACTGCAAACGACCAAACTCCGACGGACAAACAACCTGACCCACCTCCTTCGTTTTCCCTGAAAAGAGTAATTCTTGCATGTATCGCCTCGAGACCCGACCTAATCAACCGCCACGCGGATTCCGAGAGCGGCCCCCATCGAGCAGGAACGATCTGACTGACCACCTCGTCCCCCGCGGAATCAGATGGCGACTCCTCGACAACGCAATCCTGGTCTTGGACAGGAGGGGAAGGGGCTAGGGTCGGAAGGGGGGCAGGGAGGAAGTGGAGTCCCTCATGGAGGATCGGGGGGAAGACGGAGCTGGGGCCCTCCGCCACCGTATCCCACCCTCTTGGGTGCTCCACGAATCGGGAATGCGCAACCGACTCCAAACTGTCAGCCTCTCCAGCAGGGCCGAGGGTCTCGTTGAAGGGTAAAAGCGTCGCCTCAGTCGAGGCGTCCATCGCGACCGCGGCCGGTGTGGTTTGGCCAAGGCAGGCAGGATGACAATCCTGGTCTTGGACAGGAGGTGAAGGGACTAGGGTTGGAAGGGGGTCAGGGAGGAAGCGGAGTCCCTCATGGAGGCTCGGGGGGAAAATGGAGCGATCGCCGTCCGAAGAGGGGCCGGTCGCCACCATCTCCCACCCTTTCCGGTGCTCCACGAATCGGGAATGCGCGACAGGCTCCCAGCCGTCGGCCTCTCCGGCACGGCCGCGGGTCTCGTCGAAGGGGAAAGGCGTCGCCTCAGTCAAGGCGTCCATCGCTGCTGCGGCCTATGTGGTTTAGCTTGGGCAGGATGAATCGCTACATTAGATTCAACCAAAAATTTATtcgaaaataaattatttgatttatatatttattcaatttctACCAAAGCAAATACGCCGAACATGTCATCACATGGAAAGGGTATTTCCGAATGGACCAATCCATTTCTACACACAGGAAATAATACCTTAATCCCTTTATTTTCAATATAAATAGTATTTTACTCCTATGATcctgtttaaaaatttaaaaaaaaaagactaatTGAAGATATGACTTCTCAGTTGATCATGTGAATACTCTCTTTTGATCTTCAATATAAGAAATATCAGTGTAAGAAATATCAGTGTTAGAATAAGGAAAGAGTCTCAGCGTTAGTTCTCCCACGTTTAAATCAGTCATCGAAATAGTAGAAGAAGGCGGAGTAACGTAATAACAGCGATAGCCCAAGCGTGAATAATGAATAGCACATGTTTTTGTCGGTACATAGTGTTGCtgtaacatccctcaggtcaaggttgacctggttgaccaagcttgagtcttggtttgagtttcgatgtttgacaatgcaaggttgattgaagaagagtcaagtaggtcaaggatgaccggatacttgactgggaagttctaactgggatgttaggcagaaggaaaatcctagtgagtgaagccaggtgaaaatcctagtgagtgaagctaggtgaaagtcctggtgagtgaagtcaggcagaagaaaatcctggtgagtgaagccaggtgaaaatcctagtgagtgaagctaggtgaaagtcctggtgagtgaagtcaggcagaagaaaatcctggtgagtgaagccaggtgaaaatcctagtgagtgaagctaggtgaaagtcctggtgagtgaagtcaggcagaagaaaatcctggtgagtgaagccaggtgaaaatcctagtgagtgaagctaggtgaaagacctggtgagtgaagccagacagaagagaagtcctagtgagtgaagctaggcagattggaagtcttagtgagtgaagccaggcacggggaaatccagatgggtcaagattgaccagacatctggtgaaagtccaagtaggtcaagggagtgaccggatacttggcatgatgaaggaaagtccaagtaggtcaaaggatttgaTAGGATACTTGataagaggagaaaagtccaagtggatcaaagggattgaccggacacttggtgagggagtcctagcaggtcaagggagtgaccagatgctaggcatgatgtaccaacaggtcaaggttgaccgaatgttggtttgagaggtttgggacttggttttgggcaaaaaccaagagctggatcgatcagtggatcgatccaggggctggatcgatcagtggatcgatccaggggctggatcgatcagtggatcgatccaggggctggatcgatcagtggatcgatccaggggctggatcgatcag
This DNA window, taken from Zingiber officinale cultivar Zhangliang unplaced genomic scaffold, Zo_v1.1 ctg30, whole genome shotgun sequence, encodes the following:
- the LOC122037381 gene encoding uncharacterized protein LOC122037381; amino-acid sequence: MDALTEATPFPFDETRGRAGEADGWEPVAHSRFVEHRKGWEMVATGPSSDGDRSIFPPSLHEGLRFLPDPLPTLVPSPPVQDQDCHPACLGQTTPAAVAMDASTEATLLPFNETLGPAGEADSLESVAHSRFVEHPRGWDTVAEGPSSVFPPILHEGLHFLPAPLPTLAPSPPVQDQDCVVEESPSDSAGDEVVSQIVPARWGPLSESAWRLIRSGLEAIHARITLFRENEGGGSGCLSVGVWSFAVVAGLVGALIFMRRGHRREKELLFLLYQEKDQRIRDLLNQIALMSRIINAHEVSVLRNT